In the Desulfovibrio sp. genome, one interval contains:
- a CDS encoding HrgA protein: protein MTQLERVLAFLKAHPGEQFTAKGIAAAITQQFADDYTSKRNNPRFADERSFTAQVAAEIGAHKNALQRAGVVWQDRPKPRRYFWEVDGDASGCGRTVIDTHETEEDEQEREVASFSQDIRSLSEHDLYPVLMDYLKSELQLYCLRINESRSRNTRGAGGNKWLHPDIVAMQPLDRGWDGLVRNCVQKSGSNSVRLWSFEVKKELTASNVRECFFQAVSNSSWANEGYLVTTAIASDGGVEQELRMLSALHGIGVIILVPDNPSESEIFLPAISRPEADWQSINRLLVENADFKEFVGQVSDYFQTGRLRDRDWGWRHEA, encoded by the coding sequence ATGACACAGTTGGAACGTGTGCTGGCCTTTCTCAAGGCCCACCCCGGTGAGCAATTTACAGCCAAGGGAATTGCCGCCGCCATTACCCAGCAGTTTGCGGATGACTACACTTCCAAGCGGAATAATCCAAGGTTTGCCGACGAGCGCAGTTTTACTGCGCAGGTGGCAGCGGAAATTGGTGCTCACAAGAATGCGTTGCAACGCGCTGGCGTGGTCTGGCAGGACAGGCCAAAGCCGCGCCGATATTTCTGGGAAGTGGATGGCGATGCTTCCGGTTGTGGCAGGACGGTCATCGACACACATGAAACGGAAGAAGACGAACAAGAGCGAGAAGTTGCATCTTTTTCCCAAGACATACGTAGTCTTAGTGAGCACGATCTGTATCCTGTGCTTATGGATTACCTTAAATCAGAACTACAATTATACTGCTTACGCATCAATGAATCTCGCTCGCGCAATACGCGCGGCGCTGGCGGCAACAAATGGTTGCACCCGGATATTGTAGCCATGCAGCCTCTGGACAGAGGATGGGATGGCCTTGTACGCAACTGTGTCCAAAAAAGTGGCAGCAATAGCGTTCGTTTGTGGTCTTTTGAAGTAAAGAAAGAACTGACCGCGTCCAATGTGCGTGAATGCTTTTTTCAGGCTGTCAGCAACTCCAGTTGGGCCAATGAGGGATATCTGGTAACCACCGCCATTGCATCTGACGGCGGTGTGGAGCAGGAACTCCGCATGCTGTCGGCTTTACACGGCATCGGTGTGATTATACTGGTGCCCGACAACCCTTCGGAAAGTGAAATTTTTTTGCCAGCCATCAGCCGTCCCGAGGCAGATTGGCAGTCCATCAATCGTTTGCTTGTGGAAAATGCCGACTTCAAAGAGTTTGTAGGCCAAGTGAGTGACTATTTTCAAACTGGTCGCCTGAGAGACCGAGACTGGGGTTGGCGTCACGAAGCGTGA
- a CDS encoding restriction endonuclease subunit S: protein MSGAGKRWKPYPTYKDSGAEWLGEVPEGWAVKRLKFGVDDINQKCLEEAPLTPFVALEHIEPWTGKLMVDESSQSDGQPSCYQSDDVLFCKLRPYLAKVHLAKVNGICTSELLVLRAQHGIFPKYLHRFLLSRDTIDCITASTYGAKMPRANWEFIGNLLLPIPPLPEQRAIAAFLDQQCAQIDSLIEKKQRMLDLLDEKRRAVITQAVTRGLDPTVPMKNSGVEWLGMVPEGWEIFSLRRLFCVKSGDMTTSTDLFDEGFQVFGGNGFRGYFDKWNTNKGVIIIGRYGALCGNIKISPDRIWATEHAFRVVPFMVFNVHFMAFFLEHLNLNRLSTRAAQPGLNSEMVRNHLIALPPLPEQQAIADYLDAQCAAMDSQRENLEKSIELLREYRASLITHAVTGKIDVRDVAPLQ, encoded by the coding sequence ATGAGTGGCGCAGGAAAACGCTGGAAGCCCTACCCAACGTATAAGGATTCCGGCGCGGAATGGCTGGGAGAGGTCCCGGAGGGGTGGGCGGTAAAGAGGTTGAAGTTTGGAGTTGATGATATCAATCAAAAATGCCTTGAAGAAGCACCCCTCACCCCTTTTGTAGCGTTAGAGCACATTGAGCCATGGACTGGCAAGCTCATGGTTGATGAAAGCTCTCAAAGTGACGGACAACCAAGCTGCTACCAATCTGATGATGTGCTTTTTTGTAAATTGCGTCCGTATCTGGCAAAAGTTCACTTGGCCAAAGTCAACGGAATTTGCACTTCTGAACTTTTAGTTTTACGTGCCCAGCATGGTATTTTCCCCAAATACCTGCACCGCTTTTTGCTTTCACGAGACACTATTGATTGCATAACTGCATCTACTTACGGTGCCAAAATGCCTCGCGCAAACTGGGAGTTCATTGGTAATCTACTACTGCCAATCCCCCCTCTCCCCGAACAACGCGCCATCGCCGCATTTCTTGATCAGCAATGCGCCCAGATAGATTCGCTCATCGAGAAAAAACAACGCATGCTCGACCTGCTGGACGAAAAGCGTCGCGCCGTCATTACACAGGCCGTCACACGTGGTCTTGATCCCACTGTGCCCATGAAGAATTCCGGCGTGGAGTGGCTGGGCATGGTGCCGGAAGGGTGGGAGATTTTTTCTTTGCGACGCTTATTTTGTGTAAAAAGTGGCGACATGACGACATCAACAGACCTTTTTGATGAGGGTTTTCAAGTATTTGGCGGGAATGGGTTTAGGGGATATTTTGATAAATGGAATACGAATAAGGGTGTAATTATTATTGGGCGTTATGGAGCTCTCTGCGGAAATATTAAAATCTCCCCAGATAGGATTTGGGCGACAGAGCATGCATTCCGCGTCGTTCCATTCATGGTTTTTAATGTGCACTTCATGGCATTTTTTCTCGAGCATCTTAATCTCAATCGTCTATCTACACGAGCAGCACAGCCGGGACTTAATTCTGAAATGGTGCGTAACCATCTTATAGCTCTCCCCCCCCTCCCCGAACAGCAGGCCATCGCCGATTACCTTGACGCCCAGTGCGCCGCCATGGACAGCCAGCGGGAAAACCTGGAAAAATCCATTGAACTCTTGCGTGAGTATAGGGCATCCCTTATTACTCATGCGGTGACCGGAAAGATTGACGTGCGCGATGTTGCGCCCCTTCAATAA
- a CDS encoding class I SAM-dependent DNA methyltransferase: protein MLTEQHSKLVEFIWSIAERLRGPYRPPQYRKVMLPLIVLRRLDMMLEDSKAEVCAEYQRLKAIQKANEGNEKQKMSDDTIAKTLSHFVNQKHGVSFYNVSPYTFSTLLHDPNGLAANLNAYINAFSPNVRIIFDKFKFDAEIAVLDDKNRLFSIIKEFADERIDLHPDRVSNLQMGYIFEHLIRRFNEQANEEAGDHFTPREVITLMAHLVYTGDDDIYTPDIAKTIYDPACGTGGMLSVSEDYIRSHNPQAHLVLCGQDYNDESWAICCSDMLIKGENVENIALGDTLGDGKSKDQHEGEQFDYMLANPPFGVDWKDQLPVVQKEHETFGFKGRFGPGLPRINDGSLLFLLHMLSKRHPSEAEGGQPGDGSKIAIVFNGSPLFTGDAGGGESNIRRWIIENDWLDAVVALPDQLFYNTGIYTYIWLVSNRKPAERKGKVQLIDATRHFRKMKKSLGNKRNELSEEHIAEIARLYGEFAHNGTSMVNGTGEPKERVCSKVLPNQAFGYIKLTVERPLRVNVQVSPERMARFTDSGPFASLVESKKRKNKEAIEKDVQAGQAMQQSLRNLLSIFDAGKLYMDRAEFEADLKKACKKAGVKLEAPMKKALLSALSERDPNAAIVRDAKGNPEPDSDLRDTENVPLPETLPLPLPLGYGGKGDKVDNSKLVALVQAHCDSYFEREVKPHWPDAWIDYDKTKVGYEIPLTRHFYVYEPPRPLEAIEAEMAALEAEIAAQQSTMTGLAGSHA from the coding sequence ATGCTTACAGAACAGCACAGCAAACTTGTCGAATTCATATGGAGCATTGCCGAGCGTCTGCGCGGCCCCTATCGCCCGCCGCAGTACCGCAAGGTTATGCTGCCACTGATTGTTCTGCGCCGTCTGGACATGATGCTGGAGGATAGCAAGGCGGAGGTATGCGCCGAATACCAGCGCCTCAAGGCAATACAGAAAGCCAATGAGGGCAATGAAAAGCAAAAAATGTCTGACGATACCATCGCCAAGACATTGAGCCACTTTGTGAACCAGAAGCACGGGGTGAGCTTTTATAATGTAAGCCCGTACACGTTTTCCACCCTGCTGCATGATCCCAATGGGCTGGCCGCCAATCTGAACGCATACATCAACGCTTTTTCGCCCAACGTGCGCATCATCTTCGACAAATTCAAGTTTGATGCGGAAATAGCCGTGCTGGACGACAAAAACCGCCTGTTCAGCATCATCAAAGAATTCGCCGACGAGAGGATAGACCTGCACCCTGACAGGGTGAGCAACTTGCAGATGGGCTATATTTTTGAACACCTCATCCGCCGATTCAACGAACAGGCCAATGAGGAAGCCGGGGACCACTTTACCCCGCGTGAAGTCATCACCCTCATGGCGCACCTTGTCTATACGGGCGACGACGACATCTACACCCCAGACATAGCCAAGACCATCTATGACCCCGCCTGCGGCACCGGCGGCATGCTGTCCGTTTCGGAAGATTATATCCGCAGCCATAACCCACAGGCACACCTTGTGCTCTGTGGGCAGGATTATAACGACGAATCGTGGGCCATCTGTTGTTCCGACATGCTCATCAAGGGCGAGAACGTGGAAAATATCGCTCTGGGCGACACGCTGGGCGACGGCAAGAGCAAGGACCAGCACGAGGGCGAACAGTTTGACTACATGCTGGCCAATCCCCCCTTTGGTGTGGACTGGAAGGACCAGTTGCCAGTGGTGCAGAAGGAGCATGAGACCTTCGGCTTTAAGGGACGCTTCGGCCCAGGCCTGCCGCGCATCAATGACGGCTCACTGCTCTTTCTTTTACACATGCTTTCCAAACGCCACCCTTCGGAGGCCGAAGGCGGTCAGCCGGGTGACGGCTCCAAGATCGCCATTGTGTTCAATGGCTCGCCCCTGTTCACCGGTGATGCGGGCGGCGGAGAAAGCAACATACGGCGCTGGATCATCGAAAACGACTGGCTGGATGCCGTGGTAGCACTGCCGGATCAGCTTTTCTACAATACCGGCATCTATACCTACATTTGGCTGGTGAGCAATCGCAAACCTGCAGAACGCAAGGGCAAGGTGCAGCTCATCGACGCCACGCGGCATTTCCGCAAAATGAAAAAAAGCCTGGGCAATAAGCGCAATGAGCTTTCAGAAGAGCATATTGCGGAGATTGCCCGCCTGTACGGCGAATTTGCCCACAACGGTACGAGCATGGTCAACGGCACGGGCGAGCCCAAAGAGCGTGTGTGCTCCAAGGTGTTGCCCAATCAGGCCTTTGGCTACATCAAGCTGACGGTGGAGCGCCCCTTACGCGTCAATGTGCAGGTGAGCCCCGAGCGTATGGCACGCTTTACCGATAGTGGGCCTTTTGCCTCGCTGGTGGAGAGCAAAAAACGCAAAAACAAAGAAGCCATAGAAAAAGACGTGCAGGCCGGGCAGGCAATGCAGCAAAGCTTGCGCAACCTGCTCAGCATCTTTGACGCGGGCAAGCTGTACATGGACAGGGCTGAGTTTGAGGCAGACTTGAAGAAAGCATGCAAAAAAGCAGGCGTAAAGCTAGAAGCCCCCATGAAAAAGGCCCTGCTATCCGCCCTGAGCGAGCGCGACCCCAACGCCGCAATTGTGCGCGACGCCAAGGGCAATCCGGAGCCGGATAGCGACCTGCGCGACACGGAAAACGTCCCCCTGCCGGAAACTTTACCTCTCCCTCTGCCCCTGGGATACGGCGGCAAGGGCGACAAGGTGGACAACAGCAAGCTTGTTGCGCTGGTGCAAGCCCATTGCGACAGCTATTTTGAACGCGAAGTGAAGCCGCACTGGCCTGATGCCTGGATTGATTACGACAAGACCAAGGTGGGCTACGAAATTCCCCTGACCCGGCATTTTTATGTATATGAGCCGCCGCGCCCGCTGGAAGCCATTGAAGCGGAGATGGCGGCGCTGGAAGCTGAAATCGCCGCACAACAAAGCACCATGACGGGCCTTGCCGGGAGCCACGCATGA
- a CDS encoding type I restriction endonuclease, whose amino-acid sequence MPAMHTERRFEEAIELTLLALGYVKRSARDYDADTALFTADVLTWVQNSQPKVWNALQKALGTEDNIAAHLLKALKDNLADSGSLHVLRHGFTCYGKKVRMAAFAPASGLNPETIALYNANICAVARQIPCKPGTRDTVDTVLAINGIPVVTLELKNQMTGQTADNAKIQYENDRDPGAPLFRFNERPERTLAHFAVDTDVAWLCTRLNKKDTYWLPFNQGNGFGKGNPPSPAGQYRTAYLWNETLSRESLLDLLARFIHLEVKRKKIVSGKAIKTITTESLIFPRYHQLAAVRQLTGHAREHGSGHNYLVQHSAGSGKSNTIGWLAHHLASLHNAANEKVFHSIVVVTDRVVIDRQLQDTIYQFEHKRGVVEKIDQNTRQLVEALASGVPIIISTIQKFPFIAASLERLTKEGHDISLATKGKRFAVIIDEAHSSQSGETATELRRVLNRDGIEAVVAEQVLDTQDDENLSEDARANLYRELSARTRQPNLSYFAFTATPKYKTLAVFNEPGPSGQPPFHLYSMRQAIEENFIHDVLAHYVPYKTYFSLVKAVENDPEVPKRKAARALARFVGLHPHNIRQHVEIMVEHFRSSTMHKIGGRAKAMVVTESRLHAVRYKLALDAYLLEKGYTDVRTLVAFSGEVHDPDSGKSYTEPGMNKNIKEKELPERFETDEFNVLLVADKYQTGFDQPLLHTMYVDKKLGGVQAVQTLSRLNRRASGKSDTFVLDFRDQSADIYKAFKPYYERADMGDAPDPQRLYTLHRELLESGVVNSEEVQAFCAIWFSKRGDGTANHQKLNALIDLAVERFTALAEKEQDLFRGKLGAFRNLYAFLSQIIPYGDSELEKVYAYSRFLLTKLPSEDGGAAFALDDEVALRFYRLEKLEEGKIRLDEGEAAPLKGPTETGSSKGDETEVPLSTLVDALNERFGTAFTPADQLFFDQVAEAAAEDETLRRASKVNSLEAFGLVFADILERLFIARMEGNEGIFDRVMSDKSFRKTVEEQLVKDVYERLRGDTGAVA is encoded by the coding sequence ATGCCCGCCATGCACACGGAGCGCCGTTTTGAGGAAGCCATTGAGCTCACACTTCTTGCTCTGGGCTATGTAAAACGTTCGGCGCGGGACTATGACGCGGACACGGCCCTATTTACGGCGGACGTGCTGACCTGGGTGCAGAATTCTCAGCCCAAGGTCTGGAACGCCCTGCAAAAAGCCTTGGGTACAGAAGACAACATTGCCGCCCATCTGCTCAAGGCGCTGAAGGACAATCTGGCGGATTCCGGCAGTCTGCATGTGCTGCGGCACGGCTTTACCTGCTATGGCAAAAAGGTGCGCATGGCCGCCTTTGCCCCGGCCTCCGGTCTCAACCCCGAAACCATAGCCCTGTACAACGCCAATATCTGCGCCGTGGCCCGCCAGATTCCCTGCAAGCCCGGTACACGAGACACCGTTGATACGGTGCTGGCGATCAACGGCATACCCGTGGTGACGCTGGAACTTAAAAACCAGATGACGGGGCAAACAGCAGATAATGCCAAGATACAATACGAAAACGACCGCGACCCCGGCGCACCGCTGTTCCGCTTCAATGAACGGCCAGAACGAACCTTGGCGCATTTTGCTGTTGATACGGACGTGGCGTGGCTGTGCACCCGCCTGAACAAAAAAGACACCTACTGGCTACCCTTCAATCAGGGGAATGGCTTCGGTAAGGGCAACCCGCCCTCACCTGCCGGGCAGTACCGCACCGCCTATTTGTGGAACGAAACCCTGAGCCGTGAAAGTCTGCTCGACCTGCTGGCGCGCTTCATTCACCTTGAAGTGAAACGCAAAAAAATTGTGTCTGGCAAGGCCATCAAGACCATCACCACTGAAAGCCTCATTTTTCCGCGCTATCATCAGCTTGCCGCAGTGCGCCAGCTCACGGGCCATGCCCGTGAGCATGGTTCGGGGCACAACTATCTGGTGCAGCACTCGGCGGGTTCCGGCAAATCCAATACCATCGGCTGGCTGGCCCACCATCTGGCAAGCCTGCACAATGCCGCCAATGAAAAAGTATTCCACTCCATTGTCGTAGTGACAGACCGAGTGGTCATCGACAGGCAGTTGCAGGACACCATCTACCAGTTTGAGCACAAGCGCGGCGTGGTGGAAAAAATTGACCAGAATACCCGCCAGCTTGTAGAAGCCCTTGCCTCCGGCGTGCCCATCATCATCAGCACAATCCAGAAATTTCCCTTCATCGCCGCTTCTCTGGAGCGCCTGACCAAGGAAGGGCATGATATTTCGCTGGCGACCAAAGGCAAGCGATTTGCCGTCATCATCGACGAAGCGCACTCCTCCCAAAGTGGCGAAACCGCCACAGAGCTGCGGCGGGTGCTTAACAGAGACGGTATTGAAGCGGTGGTGGCGGAACAGGTGCTGGATACGCAAGATGACGAAAACCTGAGTGAAGACGCCCGCGCCAATCTTTACCGGGAACTTTCAGCCCGCACGCGACAGCCCAATTTGAGCTACTTCGCCTTTACGGCAACCCCCAAATACAAAACTCTGGCTGTGTTCAACGAGCCGGGGCCAAGCGGCCAGCCGCCCTTCCATCTCTATTCCATGCGCCAGGCCATTGAAGAAAATTTCATTCATGACGTGCTGGCCCACTATGTGCCGTACAAAACATATTTTTCTCTAGTCAAGGCCGTGGAGAATGATCCGGAAGTGCCCAAGCGCAAAGCCGCCCGCGCGCTGGCCCGCTTTGTGGGGTTGCATCCTCACAATATCCGCCAGCATGTGGAAATCATGGTGGAGCACTTCCGCTCTTCCACCATGCACAAGATCGGCGGCAGGGCCAAGGCCATGGTGGTCACAGAATCGCGTCTGCATGCAGTGCGTTACAAGCTGGCCTTGGATGCCTATTTGCTTGAAAAAGGCTATACGGATGTGCGCACGCTGGTGGCCTTTTCCGGCGAAGTACATGACCCGGACAGCGGCAAATCATACACCGAACCCGGCATGAACAAAAATATCAAAGAAAAGGAACTGCCGGAACGCTTTGAAACGGACGAATTCAACGTGCTGCTGGTGGCCGACAAATACCAGACCGGCTTTGACCAGCCTTTGTTGCACACCATGTATGTGGATAAAAAGCTGGGCGGCGTGCAGGCCGTACAGACGCTCTCACGCCTGAACCGCCGGGCATCGGGCAAAAGTGATACCTTTGTGCTCGACTTCCGCGACCAGAGTGCCGACATTTACAAGGCTTTCAAGCCCTACTACGAACGCGCCGACATGGGCGATGCCCCTGACCCGCAGCGGCTCTATACGCTGCACCGTGAATTGCTGGAAAGCGGGGTCGTAAACAGTGAAGAAGTGCAGGCCTTCTGCGCCATCTGGTTCAGTAAGCGCGGAGACGGCACGGCGAACCACCAAAAGCTCAATGCTCTCATTGATCTGGCAGTGGAACGCTTTACAGCTCTTGCGGAAAAAGAGCAGGATCTGTTTCGGGGTAAATTGGGAGCCTTTCGCAATCTCTACGCCTTCTTGTCGCAAATTATCCCCTATGGCGACTCCGAGTTGGAAAAGGTCTATGCTTACAGCCGATTTCTGTTGACCAAACTTCCTTCAGAGGATGGCGGCGCGGCTTTTGCGCTGGATGATGAAGTAGCCCTGCGCTTTTATCGTTTGGAAAAGCTGGAAGAAGGCAAAATACGTCTGGACGAGGGCGAGGCTGCCCCCCTGAAAGGCCCCACGGAAACGGGCAGCAGCAAGGGAGATGAAACAGAAGTGCCGCTTTCCACTCTGGTGGACGCGCTCAATGAACGCTTTGGCACCGCCTTTACCCCGGCGGATCAGCTCTTTTTTGATCAGGTGGCCGAGGCCGCCGCTGAAGATGAAACCCTCAGGCGGGCATCAAAGGTTAACTCGCTGGAAGCCTTTGGCCTTGTGTTCGCCGACATTCTGGAGCGTTTGTTCATCGCCCGCATGGAGGGCAACGAAGGCATCTTTGACCGCGTTATGAGCGACAAGAGCTTCCGCAAAACTGTTGAAGAGCAACTTGTCAAAGACGTGTATGAACGCCTGCGCGGAGATACTGGAGCGGTTGCGTAA
- a CDS encoding ATP-binding protein encodes MLTPVAFTFLDFCVVLIKGKTMATATQVTTLIRAFKENDRDRFISTAIQLAAHETKLGHGTVALEIRQLVDAIKGQPLHAKVLSFKDNADAEISDLVIVSHPEERLPEAILPSRVLSQIERLLLEYKQRAKLHAHGMLPRRKSLLAGPPGTGKTMTARILAGELHLPLYTVLMDKLVTKFMGETSAKLRQIFSHMTQHRGVYLFDEFDAIGGERTRANDVGEMRRVLNTFLQLLEQDTSESIIVAATNEATILDAALFRRFDDVLYYASPDRATIEQLLPNKLGLFWRAPECMDSVVNAAEGLSHAEISEACADAMKNNILQDKTEVQQDDLVAALLARKAKYAR; translated from the coding sequence TTGCTGACCCCGGTGGCGTTTACTTTTCTAGACTTTTGTGTTGTCCTTATTAAGGGAAAAACAATGGCCACAGCAACACAAGTTACAACGCTCATACGCGCCTTCAAGGAAAATGACCGTGATAGGTTTATTTCCACGGCTATCCAGCTTGCAGCACATGAAACGAAGCTGGGGCATGGCACTGTTGCGCTTGAAATTCGTCAGCTTGTGGACGCTATCAAAGGGCAGCCCCTTCACGCCAAGGTTTTATCCTTCAAAGACAATGCCGATGCCGAGATAAGCGATCTTGTTATCGTTTCTCACCCCGAGGAGCGTTTGCCCGAGGCCATCCTTCCATCGAGAGTACTTTCTCAGATAGAGCGGTTGCTACTGGAGTACAAACAACGGGCGAAACTTCACGCACATGGCATGTTACCTCGCCGTAAAAGTTTGCTTGCTGGGCCTCCTGGTACGGGTAAAACCATGACCGCTCGAATTTTGGCTGGCGAACTCCATCTGCCTCTTTATACAGTGCTTATGGATAAATTGGTGACGAAGTTCATGGGTGAAACCAGTGCCAAATTGCGGCAAATATTTTCCCATATGACTCAACACCGGGGTGTTTATCTTTTTGACGAATTTGACGCTATCGGGGGAGAACGTACGCGCGCCAATGACGTAGGTGAAATGCGTAGGGTGCTGAACACATTTTTGCAGCTTTTAGAGCAAGATACGTCTGAAAGTATTATCGTTGCCGCCACCAATGAGGCGACCATCCTTGATGCGGCCCTTTTTAGGCGCTTTGACGATGTGCTGTACTATGCAAGCCCTGACCGCGCAACCATAGAACAGCTTTTGCCGAATAAGCTGGGACTTTTCTGGCGAGCCCCAGAGTGTATGGACAGTGTCGTCAACGCAGCAGAGGGATTGAGCCACGCTGAAATTTCCGAAGCCTGTGCCGATGCAATGAAAAATAATATCCTGCAGGATAAGACAGAAGTGCAGCAGGACGACCTCGTTGCTGCCCTTCTTGCACGTAAAGCCAAATATGCAAGGTAG
- a CDS encoding S8 family peptidase, with translation MQEYPLLFIPTEPELRRYKGNGGGDPQYPFRTPSDHAARIQTLFDAAWAANEQAVEQYVLPLPVKKGIYLQVKGAAGKDLATKSLDSSRGDYTLLNVKQLVENDAKTTVATIFIPNEKKENFTKKIQSYATELTIKGNPKNGELIGGIEGIRLALLDDFWTEDSAEMPREVPQWCELWLKDDETVEAVRRFEHQAEYLQIEYSKASRLSFPERTIILAKLNREAFHKLLQISSDIAECRLAREPAEFFLDLTPREQADWASALLGNSFFGAEPVSVCILDTGVNNGHPLLVPVLGDEDMHAVCPDWGAHDHAGHGTGMAGIATYGNLAEALASADSITISHCLESCKICPPRNDLPKELYGFVTVKAVQQARDAAPERKRQVCMAVSAPSPFANKGEPTSWSAAIDRLAAGVGDDTKYLVLLSAGNVRNREDWANYPDSNLAMSVEDPAQSWNALTVGAFTNFTQLGNQADDPVAVAPQGGLSPLSRTSCKWAPQRPPKPDVVFEGGNIARSADGFCCTHDALSVLTTSSQMPHRLFANFDATSAATAEAAWFAAQLQLAYPEAWPETIRALMVHSAEWTPAMREQFAPGASKTEIAKLKRICGHGVPSLQRAARCLNNSLVLVAEREFMPFRYFDENVGKLAEGMQLQMFDLPWPKEALQDLAETPVTLRITLSYFIEPSPGQRGWDSKYRYASHGLRFEVCGPHESLQDFEKRINRAAREEEEDVPAPPRDAALSERWGIGRNGRNSGSVHSDYWEGTGAEIAACNRVAVFPVGGWWKTRTHLKKADSLARYSLIISLHTEAQDVDIYTPVKVAIDNQVQIPVVIPV, from the coding sequence ATGCAAGAGTATCCTCTTCTGTTTATCCCCACCGAACCTGAGTTAAGGCGCTATAAAGGCAATGGAGGGGGTGATCCCCAATACCCGTTCCGTACCCCCAGCGATCATGCCGCCCGCATCCAAACTCTTTTTGACGCCGCATGGGCCGCTAATGAGCAGGCCGTAGAGCAATATGTTTTACCATTGCCAGTCAAGAAGGGAATATATCTTCAGGTGAAGGGAGCGGCAGGCAAAGATCTTGCGACGAAGAGTCTTGATAGTAGCCGCGGCGATTACACGTTGCTTAACGTGAAGCAGCTTGTGGAAAATGATGCCAAGACTACGGTTGCCACCATATTCATTCCTAACGAGAAAAAAGAAAACTTCACGAAAAAAATTCAGTCTTATGCAACGGAACTGACGATAAAAGGGAACCCAAAGAACGGCGAGCTTATCGGTGGCATTGAGGGAATTCGTCTCGCCCTTTTGGATGACTTTTGGACAGAAGATTCAGCCGAAATGCCACGGGAAGTGCCGCAGTGGTGTGAATTATGGTTGAAGGATGACGAAACCGTTGAGGCTGTGAGGCGCTTTGAGCATCAGGCTGAATACCTTCAAATTGAATATAGTAAAGCGTCTCGCCTTTCATTCCCCGAGCGGACTATCATTTTGGCTAAACTCAACAGAGAAGCCTTCCATAAGCTATTGCAAATTTCCAGTGATATAGCCGAATGTCGTCTTGCACGTGAGCCCGCTGAATTTTTTCTCGACCTTACCCCCAGGGAACAGGCTGATTGGGCCTCTGCGCTTTTGGGAAATTCCTTTTTTGGCGCAGAACCCGTCTCTGTCTGTATTTTGGATACTGGTGTTAATAATGGGCACCCCTTACTTGTACCCGTCTTGGGTGATGAGGACATGCATGCCGTGTGCCCTGATTGGGGCGCTCATGATCATGCCGGTCATGGAACTGGCATGGCGGGTATTGCAACCTACGGAAATCTTGCAGAGGCATTAGCCAGTGCTGATTCGATAACTATTTCGCATTGTTTGGAATCGTGTAAAATTTGTCCCCCTCGAAATGACTTGCCAAAAGAGCTCTACGGTTTTGTCACGGTGAAAGCCGTGCAGCAGGCTCGAGACGCCGCCCCTGAACGCAAGCGGCAGGTGTGCATGGCTGTCAGTGCACCCTCACCTTTTGCTAACAAGGGTGAACCAACATCGTGGTCTGCAGCCATTGATCGTCTTGCGGCCGGTGTGGGCGATGACACAAAATACCTCGTTTTGTTGAGTGCGGGGAACGTCCGCAATCGCGAAGATTGGGCTAACTATCCTGACTCCAACTTAGCTATGAGTGTTGAAGATCCCGCACAATCGTGGAATGCCCTTACCGTAGGTGCATTTACAAATTTTACGCAACTTGGGAATCAAGCAGACGATCCTGTAGCTGTGGCTCCACAAGGTGGATTGTCTCCGCTCAGCCGCACATCCTGCAAGTGGGCTCCGCAGCGGCCTCCTAAGCCTGATGTGGTTTTTGAGGGAGGCAATATAGCGCGCTCTGCTGACGGATTCTGCTGCACGCATGATGCGCTCAGTGTTTTGACGACCTCATCCCAGATGCCGCATCGCCTATTCGCCAACTTTGACGCCACTAGTGCCGCAACGGCCGAAGCCGCGTGGTTTGCTGCCCAGTTGCAGTTGGCCTATCCTGAAGCGTGGCCAGAAACCATCCGTGCGCTTATGGTGCACTCTGCGGAATGGACACCTGCCATGCGTGAACAGTTCGCACCTGGTGCCAGTAAAACCGAGATTGCAAAGCTAAAGCGTATATGTGGGCACGGTGTCCCTTCTTTGCAACGAGCCGCGCGTTGTTTGAATAACAGTCTGGTATTAGTGGCAGAACGTGAATTTATGCCCTTTAGGTATTTTGATGAAAATGTAGGCAAACTCGCTGAGGGCATGCAACTTCAGATGTTCGATTTGCCATGGCCAAAAGAAGCCTTGCAGGATCTGGCGGAAACTCCAGTCACCCTGCGGATTACCTTGTCCTATTTTATTGAACCCAGCCCAGGACAGCGGGGGTGGGATAGTAAGTATCGCTATGCCTCGCACGGGTTGCGCTTTGAGGTATGCGGCCCGCATGAGTCGCTCCAAGATTTTGAAAAGCGCATAAATAGGGCTGCAAGAGAGGAAGAAGAGGACGTGCCCGCTCCACCCCGCGATGCCGCTCTTAGTGAGCGATGGGGCATTGGTCGCAACGGACGAAATTCTGGTTCTGTCCACTCTGACTATTGGGAAGGTACTGGAGCTGAAATCGCGGCCTGCAACCGTGTAGCGGTCTTTCCCGTTGGGGGCTGGTGGAAGACACGTACCCATCTCAAGAAGGCAGATAGCCTTGCTCGCTATAGTCTTATCATTTCCCTACACACAGAAGCGCAAGACGTGGATATCTACACCCCCGTGAAGGTGGCCATTGACAACCAAGTTCAAATTCCTGTTGTCATCCCTGTATAG